A single region of the Ascaphus truei isolate aAscTru1 chromosome 6, aAscTru1.hap1, whole genome shotgun sequence genome encodes:
- the ZBTB32 gene encoding LOW QUALITY PROTEIN: zinc finger and BTB domain-containing protein 32 (The sequence of the model RefSeq protein was modified relative to this genomic sequence to represent the inferred CDS: substituted 1 base at 1 genomic stop codon): MEGVVWREVKEGSHRDREQEAWVGFMPVYERGEVTLFDKKKSIVKAGQMRLCFLLLLVSGYMQTKCELCGRGFQNKYTLKNHRRTHSGEKSFGCCHCGKKVSRKHQLETHLRVHIGENPFSCTLCPQRXRDYSAMIKHPRSHGAAAPYCGAICDQFCSSRSGMQKHRRGHLATEIPPSWPITDTYLYSCKYQGTASGPCK; the protein is encoded by the exons ATGGAAGGAGTGGTGTGGCGGGAGGTCAAAGAAGGGTCTCATAGAGACAGAGAACAGGAGGCGTGGGTTGGATTTATGCCTGTTTATGAGAGAGGTGAAGTAACCCTGTTTGACAAGAAAAAGAGCATTGTTAAAGCAGGACAGATGAGGTTATG CTTCCTCCTTCTCCTGGTATCAGGATATATGCAGACGAAGTGTGAGCTCTGCGGACGAGGATTCCAGAATAAGTACACCTTGAAGAATCACAGGCGGACTCACTCAGGGGAGAAATCCTTTGGGTGCTGTCACTGCGGGAAGAAAGTCAGCCGTAAACACCAGCTGGAGACTCATCTCCGTGTGCACATAG GAGAGAATCCGTTCTCATGTACTCTGTGTCCTCAGCGCTGAAGGGATTACTCGGCCATGATTAAGCACCCGAGAAGCCACGGGGCAGCAGCGCCGTATTGTGGCGCGATCTGCGACCAGTTCTGTTCCAGCCGATCCGGTATGCAGAAGCATAGGAGAGGGCACCTGGCTACGGAGATCCCGCCAAGCTGGCCCATCACAGACACCTACCTTTACTCTTGCAAATACCAGGGTACGGCGAGTGGCCCCTGCAAGTGA